ATTCCCTCTACCATAAGACCCTGGGGCAACCCAGGGCACAGTACAGAAGGCCTCCAACATGCTCCTGAGGGGAGGAGAGCTCTCCTGGTCCTGCTCCAACTTAGCCATCTCACTGATGAGAGAAGCAAAAGGCCTAACTGAAGAGAGAGTTGCCTAATAGCACTGTGGTCTGCAGCGTGTCAGAGCTACCTTCATGCAGTCTCCAAAAGTAGGGCCACAATTACTTCTGCCACGAAAACCACACCAGAGAACAACATGTGTGAATTAACACGGGCCATGTTAAGGATGCACCGTGACAGGTGAACTTAATTGGCAGCATAATCTCTATTACTGGTTTGCACCTAGATTGTGTTAGACTTTAAATTGCAACCAGCCACCTTCCTGGACTCCTAAGACCCTTTAGAAGCAGGGTCGGTGTGCACCCTGCACATATGCCTTAGGCTTCTTTCCTACCTATTTTGTGCTTTTCTTCAAATTGCTGCTGACCAGGGATGTCAGATCAACCCTTTGGAACCAGGGTGATTCGAAGACCGACGTCGCTGGTTGTTCTGATCAGCAGTTAGCCCCTGAGAGCTTCTGGTGGCTACTCTGTGGATATTCGGCTTCTCTCTAGTTCAATCTCACTTCTGCTCAGGGATAGGAAAAGGGGGTCAAGGATAAGCTTTGGTACCCAAGACAGTGGGCACCTAGGAGTGTGGGTTTACCTATATGGAGGTCAAGGATTAGATGACAGGCATATAAAGGAGGTATTCCTAATAGAGGCCCCAACATTTGCAAAGAGAAGAACCTGACACTATCTGCAGGGAAGCTGGCAGAATCCACAAGTCCAGGGGTTTTCAACCTCTGGATAAAACTACAGTGAGGTGAGTTGCTTAGAGCTGCAGTCTGATGTTACTGTAGTTAGAGAGAAACCCCTGATTTTACTAAAGTGATTTCTGGGTTGGAGAAGAAGACTAGTcctaaccctctgaaacagtgTTCAGAGAGGTCTGAGCCCATCATGGAGGGCAAAGTGGCTAGCATTCCTTTGAGGTAAGATCTCAGAGTagtggccaggcggtggtggcacacacctttaatcccggaactctggaggcagaggcaggcagagttctgtgagttcgagaccagcctggtctacaagaactagttctaggtcagcctccaaagccacagagaaaccctgtctcaaaaaacaaaacaaaacaaacaaacaaaaaaatctcagaaaattaaataaatcctcAACCAGCAATAGGCTAAACCCAGTGAGTTTACCTTAGGAGTGCTCATACTTAACACTGCAGGGGCCCATACCTAGCTTGAAGCTCTTCCAGAACCCACAGATGAAAAGTAATAAAGGGgttctcctgtggatcccacagttGAGAAACAAATTACCCTCAAGGGGTGCAttgtcctgggggggggggaatcaccATCATGGCCACATGGTGGCAGCAGAGAACTAATTAATGGCTGCTCCCACTTGAGAATGGGTTGGCCAAGGCCATCTAAACAGGCTTGTGAAggtccccaccccccacctcccaagtaccCAGAAATGTCTCACAATCTCTGGAGGCAGGACCACATTCACAAGAGGCCCTGTCTGGATGCTGTGTAGAGAGTATTTCAGTTCTTCTCTGCATGACTATCTTTAGACATGTTGACTATGGAACACTGGAAGGGTGCCATGGTTTGTGttgtgtatttattcatttctggGCCAGTTCCACTTAGGGAAAAGAGCACCTTTTATGTTGCCTTGGGCATAGTATTCTCTATCCAGTGGGTGTGGCTGCTCCATATGCCATTTCCTGTCAGTTACCAGGTGCTCAAGGAGGGGAAATCCTACCGtgggggatggaggaagagaatgaaCTAACTGATGGGTGTGTAAGCCATCTTGGTGACCCATGATACGCATCTGACACAGGCTTGGTGTTAAAGGCCTCCTGTGtcaagattagcatggcccctgagCAAGGAGGACACACAAATCtgtgaagcattccatatttttgATGATTTTAGATAATGTTTTAAAGGTATTTAAGATGGCATTCTAGGGTAATACCATCCCAGCtttgaaaggaggaaggagaaaggaaacattcACTAAGGTCAGGTTAGAAAGGGCATGCAGGCCGGAGGCTTTGTACTGGCTGGGGAGTGGAAGAGTAAAGATCCCCAGGCCAGACTGAATCCTGCTGCAACCCCGgaactcacaactacctatagCCAACCCTGTGAAGAGccctctggagcccaggctcaCTGTCAGGCAAAGAATGCCCCTCCCTGCCCCGTCACCCCCAGGTATTGAGAAAGACCATTTGCCAAGGGACAGCTAGCTGCTGAGGTCCAGGCGAGGGAGATGGCAAAGCAGAATGGGCTTCACTCGCCCACCCATTCTGGAAAAAAAGGACTCTAACCAACCAGAACTACATTCTTGTTTCAGAGACTGAGTCCACAAAAACAAGGCTCATAGCAGACAGAGGTGTCCGGAAGTCAAAGACCATACTTCTCCCACAGGGTCCTGGGGGAGAGTCATTTACCACAGTCACCCCTTCCATACTTCCACATACTGAGGCCACAGTGACAGGATCCGAGCTAGAGAGCTGGATCTTCACTTAAGTTACCTCCGGTTATTATCCAGCTGGCGAGGCCAGTCTCCATTAACCCTTATGACTCTGGGCAGACAGGACCAGTACACAGCATATCTTTCTCTGACACTGCTCCAAATAGGCACATGGAATTATGATACCTGCCCACAGATGGTGTGTCCCATGGTACCCTTTCTGGAGCCCCACACATCACCTTGTTCTTCTGTGTCTTCCGGGTCTCCGTTCCCCACATGGTGAGAACCGGTGTATGAGTGAATGAGGGTCAGGGGAGAGAGGTGACCTTGCCCTGCACGGTTTTCTCCTCAACCAGGTGGGTTTTGGGGGAATAGGATGGATCAGGAATACTCCTTCCCAGGTCACCCCACTCACACCCACCCACAGACCACTGAGAAAGACACATCCAAGAGAGAGTATAGGAGACAGCCTTCTCAGGCCTGCAAAGAGTCAGACGGGGCTGGAAAGAGAGCAGAACCTTCAACAGGGCTCCGCCCGCAGCCCCGCCCCAGCCCCGCCCCCAACCCGGCCGCACCCACGGGGGCCCAGCGCCTTTCGAGACTTTGATCCAAGTAGCTGTGGCAGCGGTGGCTAGAAGAAGCAGCTGGGGCCGCAGGTGAGGTGATCTTGCCATTGCCCTGTCCGTGGTCCACAGCCAGGCGCTCAGACCACAGGACAGGGGGAAAGGTTTGGTTTGCCAGGAACCAGGGCAGGGGCAGCTGCCCAGGAGCTTTCAGTATCTCTACTTAATGCTGCTGGTCTCAGCTCCGACTTGAGTCTGATCTCCTCAAGTGCTGGATCTTCTGAGATTCCCGAGAGTTCCAGCTTAATCTTAATGGGTCTGCTTCTGGTGCTACTACAGTCCCCTCTGCTGCTAATGCTTCTTTTGTGGCTGCCGGCGGCGGCGTCCACCAACCTGGGTTGGCAGTGTCCACGAATAcccttctcagcctccagagacTTTAATGTAAAGTACGAGGTCCCCAGCTTCCCAGCTGGGGGCCGAGTACAGGCCGTGGCAGCCTACGAGGACAGTGAAATCGGGAGTGCAGTGTTTGTGGCCACACGCAATCGCCTGCACGTGCTTGGGCCTGATCTGCAGTATATAGAGAGCCTGAACACCGGCCCTATCGGAGATCCTGGCTGCCAGACTTGTGCGAGCTGTGGTCCAGGCCCTCATGGACCACCAAACGACACAGACACACTGGTGCTGGTGGTAGACCCAGGTTTGCCAGCCTTGGTCAGCTGTGGCTCAACCCTGCAGGGCCGCTGCTTCCTGCATGAGCTGGAACCCCGGGAGAAAGCCCTGCACTTAGCAGCACCAGCCTGCCTCTTCTCAGCAAACAATAACCAGCCTGAGGCCTGCCCGGACTGTGTCGCTAGCCCCCTGGGCACACGCGTGACTGTGGTTGAGCAGGGCCATGCCTCCTACTTCTATGTGGCATCTTCACTAGACCCAGAGCTGGCCGCTAGCTTTAGCCCACAGTCGGTGTCCATCCGTCGCCTTAAGGCCGATGCTTCTGGATTCCAATCAGGTTTTCCCTCGCTGTCTGTGCTGCCCAAATATCTGGCCTCCTACCATATTGAATATGTGCACAGCTTCCACTCAGGAAACTTTGTCTACTTTTTGACGGTGCAACCAACCAGTGTCACAAGCCCTCCCAGTGCCCTGCAAACTCGTCTGGCTCGACTCAATGCTATAGAGCCAGAGATGGGTGACTATCGGGAGCTGGTCTTGGATTGTCATTTTGCACCTAAACGCCGGCGTCGGAGAGCACCAGAGAGCACACAGCCCTACCCAGTGCTTCAGGCAGCCCACTCTGCTCCCGTGGATGCCAAACTGGCTATGGAGCTGAGCATCTCAGAGGGCCAGGAAGTGCTATTTGGGGTCTTTGTTGCTGTCAGGGATGGTAGCTCTGGCATGGGTCCCAACTCTGTTGTGTGTGCCTTCCCTATTCACCAGCTGAACACCCTGATTGAAGAGGGTGTAGGACACTGTTGTGACTCTTCAGCCTCTCCTCGCCCCTGGAGAGGTCTCAACTTCTTCCAGGCACCCAGTCTTTGTCCTAATCCGGTGAGCAGAAAGAGCGGGCCCCTGACCTGTGAGTACTCTGCTGGGCTGAAACATAGGCCATTTCCTTGCTATCACTGAAAGGGCCTGGGTGGGAGAAGGCAGGCTGAACGAAGCATACTTTTCTCCCCAGTTCCTAAGTGCTGGAGGTAGTGGGGGAAAGCAGACGGACACAGGCCATACTGAAAGCTCATGCCAGCACGAGGCTCATGCCTCTGTCTCGTTTTGCTCTATCGCCCTTCCTGCCATCTGATTTTTTAAGGTACTTTCCCTGGTTATGTGAGGAGGGGCCAGCATCATAGTTGCCTCTGCCAGCACAACTTCCAAATTCCAGGTCAAATGATAGGCATCCCCTCCAACCTGCCCACCACATGGGCCTtcagggacacagagaaaaatatgtaCACAAATGCAAAAACTTCATGGCGGATGCACATAATCAAAGATTCACAGCCGCTTGCCAATATAGTTCTGCTTTTCTATGAAGGCACTGTGTTGCTCTGCCTTCCAAAGACAGTGGGCAGGGTTGCCAgagaacccccacccccaacaggtTCTGGGGAGCCTTGGAAGTCTGGGGGTTTCTTAGGGAGCCTGCGTGTTCTGTGATTTACTAACCCATTCTTCACAGGGTCATTTCAGGAAAATCCAGGACAGAGTGGAAAGGCATTTTCAACTCAGACCCAGAAGATTCTGGGAAACCTCACCCCAGTCTTGTGCAAGCAACTATAAGCAATTGAGGATGAGTAAAGGCGTAGGCAGGGCTGGTTGGAATTGGTCCACCCTGGACTTGCTGTCACTGTAGCCAAGGCCCTGCCCTAGGCGGGAGGTCTCATAGCCTGTGTATCATGCcagggaggaaggacagaaaaaacaaacaggaaacaggaTGTCTTTAAAATGCTACCTTGAGGGCCTAGGGGCTTAACTTAGTGGTAGGGCCTAGGAGATGTGAATCTGGATTTGGgggtgaaaaataagaaaataacaaaaatgctttcttgagaacaaaattaaaaacaactccTTAAACCATCCCAACAGCCTCACACCTAAGGCTATTGAGAAATTAGGGCAAGAAAAATGGTTAAATGAAGCATTGGATGAATGGCCTTCTATCAACTGGTCCCTAGCTACACCCTTGGAGTCTCTGGCCACCCAGTGCCCTTGGCTCAGCCGTGACAATATTTTGTTTGTTCCCCCCCACCCCTTTTGGACACACTAGGAATTGGGGGTTGAGCTGGGGCCTCACGTCTGCtagtcaaatgctctaccactgagctgtgtctccagtgccttcctctccctttattctttgaattttgaaacagagtctctccaAAGTtgcccgggctggccttgaattcactctctAAACCCAATCGAttcttgaacttgtaatcctcctgctttagcctctggAGTAGCTAGGGTTACAGGCCTGTGCCGCCAGGCCTGGCAGTGGCTGTGATGCTCTTGACTGGTTGATTCCCAGCTTCTGTTCATGCCCTGCAGGTATTCACACCCAGTGTCAGAGGaggaattcatttttgttttagaatcTGAAGGACCAAATCCAGGGTCTCACGTATGCTAAGCCTCTACCATGGGTTATATCTTCAGActtttcgtttgtttttgtttttcagacaggattttcgatatagccaaagctggccttgaatacaTTATGTAGATCAGATTAGCCTTGAATTCAAGATTTTCCTGCTGTCAGCTCTCAATGCTggtattacaagcatgtaccTGGCCTGCtacaaatgtctttctttttttccctccaatactaaagattgaactcagggccttggacgtcttaggcaagtgttctgccgCTGAGCAACATACCTAGCCTTGGAGTGGGGGTCTTTAGCCCCTCGTCTTCAGCTGAGTACATTTAGGTTGAGAAACAACCCTGGAAGTAAGAACGTTTTGTCTGAATCTAGATGGGAAATCAGAACCTCTCCCTTAGGAAGAGGGGAGTGGGTCATGACCACATAGTGCCAGGCACCAGGAAAACTAATCTAGGCCCTGCTCGAGGTGTGGAGGCATGCCAAGTCTCTGAAGATATGTAAATCAGTGTTTGTCCAATGACTAAGCTTGTCACCTCTCTTGCTGCAGCCACTGCGTACCCATAATGGTTGGTCTAAAGACTAGTGCCTGCCTACATTGGTTCAGATAGGGTGTGAAACAGCGATGGGGAATAGGACACTTAAAGCAAGTGTTTTCAGGGCTAGAGCTCTTAGTCAATCCTGGGAACCATAGCTAAGACCCTAGGGCCTAGAGGCAAGCAAGCTTGGCTGTGCTCTTATGAGTTAGTGCCTCTCTCAGTGCCAGAGCCCCACCTGTCCCTGAGTCATGATGAAAACACACAGCGAGCTTCTGGCTAGGGCCAAgcccctttccttctcaagtgaTGACAAAGTCCCAGTCCCCACCCAAACAGAATATAGACACCCAGGTGGGGTGTCTAGACTCAACACTGCTTGATCttgcccctcctcctctctggTCCTGCTTATCACTGAGGTTCAGGAATGGGTTAACTCTCTGTGAACTGAAGGAGGTTCTGAACACCTAGGGCTCTCTCCTGGTCCTTCCTGTTCCTCTATCCTAACCCCAGCATGTTAAATACATACATTAGCTTCCTACTTTCCCAGGACCATTCACAACCCTGTCCTAGGAATTACACCTCCTGGTTAAAAGCAAGGGAGAGGTCTGTATCTCCCAACttcttctctctttgtttttgtttgttttgttgaggcagagtttctctgtgtgacagtcctgaCTCATGGAACTCACTTGGAGAGTATCAAGCATGGCTGTAGCAGGCTTCCAACTTCTTAGGCTTAATAGGGCATTCAGGTCCTGgggctttgttttttattatttttgtacacCAGGGAGGTGTCGGTAACTGAAGGATCTGTGCAGTCTCAGGGAAGTGAACCATGTAGCCAATCTTGGGAAGCCACCTAACCTCAGGATTTAGTCCCCCATACAATTAGGGAAACTAAGGCCCAGAAGGGACATTTGCTAATATGCACTCACAAAGGCAGAGTAGAGCCAGCAGGGGGCGTAGGAGCACTCTTAGAGCCAGCAAGGAGCGTGAGAATACTCTGGTTCTGGTTGAGAGTGTGGGCTTCTGCCTTGATTTTTGAGGGGCTGTGGGGCCTTGGATAAATGAATGTATGTGAGGATCGGATGGGTCTACAAGACTCCATAATTCATCAGCAGATTGGACATAGCAGGGCAAGGCAGGTGAAGGGGCTGCCTCCTTGACCTGGGGTTAGGCACAAACCCCCGCACGAACACTTGTTTTCAAAGAGAGATCCTTTAttaggcaggaaagaaaagctaAGGTGGCTGCtctctgactcaggcagaaaacagcagcaaatgacctgtCAGGTGTGATATttaagaagagaaggggaggtctgtgttagaatgggctaagATTTGGTGGTAGAGGGGATGggggacaagggagaaggggataggaacaagggaaagggggcaggggTATTTGTCCAGAGGGACGAAGGACTGTGTCTGGACAGAGAGGAGACGGATATGGTACATAGGCAAATGGCGGTTTGTAAAGGTAAAGGGGGGAAGCCCCCGTGTTAGgcaaggtgtttaattttaattgggcatgttaattaggtgaaccaaaggagGCTTCCGAttgctggactttggtagtcagcctcagaaagaggaagtggccaaataagggaatagaccttggtggctggCTTCAGGAATGTAATCTTATGGTGTTTAGTAAGGCTGAGGGAAAGGGGGAGTGGGGGAAGGCCTGCCAGAGCTGCGCTGACTACACTCAAGCTGGCCAGAGTTCCTTCAGTAAGGGGTCTGGCTCTCCAGGCTGGGCCTCCTTTCTTCACTTCCTGCCCCTGCTATCCATCTCTAAGAGCGTATGAGCATGGGCGGTAGTAGGTAAGGGGCAGGCTCTGGGCCTCCTCTAGTCAAGCAAGGTGAGGGATAGTAGTTTGGAGCTGCTGTAATCACTGACAAAAAGCCCCAAAGAATCAGTGCACGGTCCTAAACGCTGACTTCTTCTCTTGCCTGGATTTCCCCAGCCTGGTGTAGAGACTGCCAGCCCCAGCTTTCGCTGTCACTACTTCCCTTTGCTGATCAGGAGTGGCTTCTCACGCGTGGACCTATTCAATGGACTGTTAGGGTCAGTGAAGGTCACTGCGCTACACGTGACACGCCTTGGCAATGTTACAGTGGCCCACATGGGCACTGCAGATGGGCGTATCCTACAGGTAGGTCCTTCACCCCCCCATCATCTGGTCCTGCATCCCTGTCTCCTGCCCCTGCTGTTTTTCTCATAGCTGACCTATCACAGGTGGAGATAGCCAGATCACTCAACTGCTTGCTCTATGTGTCCAACTTCTCCCTGAGCAGCAGCGGGCACCCTATCCAGCGGGACGTCAGTCGCCTTGGGAATGACCTACTCTTTGCCGCTGGGGACCAGGTGAGGTGTGCAGGGTCAGAACTTGGGGTTCAGGTGGTGGCGTCACAGCCTCTCTGTCAAACCCAGAGAGACATTGACGTGCAAACCTTATCTCTCTGATCTACATAGGGGCCAGCAGGGTCAATGGGGTCTAGTTTCCACCCTTAGCCGTTGCTGAACCACCTATTTGTCACCCCAAGGTCTTCAAGGTGCCTATCCAGGGCCCTGGCTGCCGTCATTTTCTCACCTGTTGGCGTTGCCTGAAGGCACAGCGTTTCATGGGATGTGGCTGGTGTGGCCACATGTGTGGTCGGCAGGAGGAGTGTCCTGGCTCCTGGCAACAGGACCACTGTCCACCTGAGATCACTGAGGTACAGCTTTCCCCCAGCAGGGCTCAGGTATCAGAGGGacaaggggggagggagggaggtgtcaAGAAGTCCTGATCATAATCTTCCTTGCTCTGAAATGCTCATAAGGACGGCATTCCTGTCAGGGGGATGGCACACAGAAAGACTTCGGGGGCAGGAAAAAGTCTGAATAAGGACTAGCATGTGACCCAGAATGACTGGAATGTGAGATAGGCAGGGGACTCTGGGGGAAGCAGGTGGGGCTGACAGAGTCCAACCCCACACAAAAACTTGGGCTGCTCTCTCCACTTCAGTTCTATCCTCACAGTGGACCTCTAAGGGGCAGGACAAGGCTCACCTTATGCGGCTCCAACTTCTACCTGCGTCCTGATGTGGTATCAGATCTGGGCACACACCAAATCACCGTGGGCCAAAGTCCCTGCCGGCTGCTGTCTAAGGGCTCTTCAAGCCGTAGGTAGAAAATGGCCcctgcctttccttccctggTGAGAGTGACCAAGCAACCCCTTGAGGGGTAGGGATAAGCTATGGTGGCTTCTTGTGTCTACGATGTCTCTGTCCCTTTTTGAGCCCGCATGTACCCTacttgtctatttagttatggGCTAGACCAGGTTGCTTTCTGTCCTATTTAGTCCCGTCTGCTGTCAGAAAAAGATATGGGCAGAGGTGCCATTCTCAGGCTCAGATAAGCCCTGTGACTTGTGGCAGGTATGCAGCCAGCCCTAGGTGATTCCTGACTGACCTCATTTTGCCCTTCCTGGTTTCCCAGATCAGAGTTCCAGAAGGCATTTGTAGAGGAACTTGAATGTGAGCTGGAGCCTCTAGTCACCCAGGCAGTGGGAACTACCAATGTCAGCCTTCTCATCACGAACACACCAGCAGGCAAGCACTTCCGGGTAGATGGCAGCTCTGTTCGGGAAGGCTTCTCTTTCATGGTGAGTCCACACTGCTCAGTCTTCGCCCTTGGTCAGTGGATGGTACATGAGGGATGGACTTAGAAAGAAAGGTTCTGTTTCCATATCCTCTTAGGAACCAGTGCTGGCATCAATAAAACCTGACTTTGGCCCACGGGCTGGGGGAACTTTTCTCACCCTCGAAGGCCAGAGCCTGTCTGTAGGCACCAGCCGAGCTGTGCTGGTCAATGGAACTCAGTGCCAGCTGAAACAGTAAGTGTTGTCAGGTAAAATTATGGGAAGCCACAGGCCCTAGCCCTTGTGAGGCTCCAACTTGCATCTGCATCCTGAGTTGGCCTAATATCTGAGGGAGCCTATCAGGTTCCTCCTGGCTGCTTTCTAAGGTCACCTCAAGTCTCAGGTACAGCGTAGTCCCTGCCTTCCTTATCCCTGATGGGATCAACCAAGTAGCTCCTTCCTTGTGAGACCCTTTCTTCTGTTCCCACCCAGGGAGCTGCACCAGGTGGGTACATAGGTACCGCCAGTGTGGAGAGAACAGGGCTCAGTCACATGGTCAATATAGGGATGAGTTCCGAAGGATCTGCTGTTCCCTCCAACCCAGAGACAAAAGAGTCCACCACAGAGGCCAC
This genomic stretch from Cricetulus griseus strain 17A/GY chromosome 4, alternate assembly CriGri-PICRH-1.0, whole genome shotgun sequence harbors:
- the Mst1r gene encoding macrophage-stimulating protein receptor isoform X2; protein product: MGLLLVLLQSPLLLMLLLWLPAAASTNLGWQCPRIPFSASRDFNVKYEVPSFPAGGRVQAVAAYEDSEIGSAVFVATRNRLHVLGPDLQYIESLNTGPIGDPGCQTCASCGPGPHGPPNDTDTLVLVVDPGLPALVSCGSTLQGRCFLHELEPREKALHLAAPACLFSANNNQPEACPDCVASPLGTRVTVVEQGHASYFYVASSLDPELAASFSPQSVSIRRLKADASGFQSGFPSLSVLPKYLASYHIEYVHSFHSGNFVYFLTVQPTSVTSPPSALQTRLARLNAIEPEMGDYRELVLDCHFAPKRRRRRAPESTQPYPVLQAAHSAPVDAKLAMELSISEGQEVLFGVFVAVRDGSSGMGPNSVVCAFPIHQLNTLIEEGVGHCCDSSASPRPWRGLNFFQAPSLCPNPPGVETASPSFRCHYFPLLIRSGFSRVDLFNGLLGSVKVTALHVTRLGNVTVAHMGTADGRILQVEIARSLNCLLYVSNFSLSSSGHPIQRDVSRLGNDLLFAAGDQVFKVPIQGPGCRHFLTCWRCLKAQRFMGCGWCGHMCGRQEECPGSWQQDHCPPEITEFYPHSGPLRGRTRLTLCGSNFYLRPDVVSDLGTHQITVGQSPCRLLSKGSSSRRSEFQKAFVEELECELEPLVTQAVGTTNVSLLITNTPAGKHFRVDGSSVREGFSFMEPVLASIKPDFGPRAGGTFLTLEGQSLSVGTSRAVLVNGTQCQLKQVSEEQILCVTPPGAGTARVPIHLQIGGAEVPGSWTFHYKEDPIVLDISPNCGYSGSHVTIHGQHLTSVWHLALLFRDEQSTVQSRCAGQFLEQQRQCRLPEYVVRNPQGWATGNLSAWGDGAAGFTLPGFRFLPPPSTPRAGLAPLKPGEHSVKFEYIGLGAVADCVSVNVTVGGEICQHELRGDVVVCPLPPSLQLGKDGVPLQVCVDGGCHNLGQVVLSGPGRASQSTLLMALLALILLVAVLAIALVFNSRRRKKQLVLAPNLDDLPPLDRSPTAMSLSTFYSGSDYRIGLASGPLSHEEFSDSRDGTTVPLLRTESIRLKDLDRTLLAEVKDVLIPHERVVIHSDQVIGKGHFGVVYHGEYTDEAQNQIHCAIKSLSRITEVQEVEAFLREGLLMRGLHHPNILALIGIVLPPEGLPRVLLPYMRHGDLLHFIRSPQRNPTVKDLISFGLQVACGMEYLAEQKFVHRDLAARNCMLDESFTVKVADFGLARDVLDKEYYSVRQHRHARLPVKWMALESLQTYRFTTKSDVWSFGVLLWELLTRGAPPYPHINPFDLTCFLAQGRRLPQPEYCPDSLYQVMLQCWEADPAARPTFRVLVMEVEQVVSSLLGDHYVQLSPGYVNLGLSTLDDVNVLPEQPQSSPQHHRSTSRPRPLSEPPLPT
- the Mst1r gene encoding macrophage-stimulating protein receptor isoform X1, giving the protein MGLLLVLLQSPLLLMLLLWLPAAASTNLGWQCPRIPFSASRDFNVKYEVPSFPAGGRVQAVAAYEDSEIGSAVFVATRNRLHVLGPDLQYIESLNTGPIGDPGCQTCASCGPGPHGPPNDTDTLVLVVDPGLPALVSCGSTLQGRCFLHELEPREKALHLAAPACLFSANNNQPEACPDCVASPLGTRVTVVEQGHASYFYVASSLDPELAASFSPQSVSIRRLKADASGFQSGFPSLSVLPKYLASYHIEYVHSFHSGNFVYFLTVQPTSVTSPPSALQTRLARLNAIEPEMGDYRELVLDCHFAPKRRRRRAPESTQPYPVLQAAHSAPVDAKLAMELSISEGQEVLFGVFVAVRDGSSGMGPNSVVCAFPIHQLNTLIEEGVGHCCDSSASPRPWRGLNFFQAPSLCPNPPGVETASPSFRCHYFPLLIRSGFSRVDLFNGLLGSVKVTALHVTRLGNVTVAHMGTADGRILQVEIARSLNCLLYVSNFSLSSSGHPIQRDVSRLGNDLLFAAGDQVFKVPIQGPGCRHFLTCWRCLKAQRFMGCGWCGHMCGRQEECPGSWQQDHCPPEITEFYPHSGPLRGRTRLTLCGSNFYLRPDVVSDLGTHQITVGQSPCRLLSKGSSSRRSEFQKAFVEELECELEPLVTQAVGTTNVSLLITNTPAGKHFRVDGSSVREGFSFMEPVLASIKPDFGPRAGGTFLTLEGQSLSVGTSRAVLVNGTQCQLKQVSEEQILCVTPPGAGTARVPIHLQIGGAEVPGSWTFHYKEDPIVLDISPNCGYSGSHVTIHGQHLTSVWHLALLFRDEQSTVQSRQCAGQFLEQQRQCRLPEYVVRNPQGWATGNLSAWGDGAAGFTLPGFRFLPPPSTPRAGLAPLKPGEHSVKFEYIGLGAVADCVSVNVTVGGEICQHELRGDVVVCPLPPSLQLGKDGVPLQVCVDGGCHNLGQVVLSGPGRASQSTLLMALLALILLVAVLAIALVFNSRRRKKQLVLAPNLDDLPPLDRSPTAMSLSTFYSGSDYRIGLASGPLSHEEFSDSRDGTTVPLLRTESIRLKDLDRTLLAEVKDVLIPHERVVIHSDQVIGKGHFGVVYHGEYTDEAQNQIHCAIKSLSRITEVQEVEAFLREGLLMRGLHHPNILALIGIVLPPEGLPRVLLPYMRHGDLLHFIRSPQRNPTVKDLISFGLQVACGMEYLAEQKFVHRDLAARNCMLDESFTVKVADFGLARDVLDKEYYSVRQHRHARLPVKWMALESLQTYRFTTKSDVWSFGVLLWELLTRGAPPYPHINPFDLTCFLAQGRRLPQPEYCPDSLYQVMLQCWEADPAARPTFRVLVMEVEQVVSSLLGDHYVQLSPGYVNLGLSTLDDVNVLPEQPQSSPQHHRSTSRPRPLSEPPLPT